The following are encoded together in the Gilvimarinus sp. DA14 genome:
- a CDS encoding DUF4156 domain-containing protein, translating to MQNTSIIAGCLKLGIAGSAFLVLVGCAAKPLNPEATGVFISNEKPSEECEFVKEIYGGQGNWWTDDITSTKALTEGSRNDLRNQAYAAGANYVHVQQVERNESFAGGGKMAMTGHAYKCP from the coding sequence ATGCAAAACACTTCGATAATAGCTGGATGTTTAAAATTGGGGATTGCTGGAAGCGCGTTCCTTGTGCTGGTTGGCTGTGCAGCTAAACCGTTAAACCCAGAGGCAACAGGGGTTTTTATTAGCAATGAGAAGCCAAGCGAAGAGTGCGAATTTGTCAAAGAGATTTATGGCGGCCAAGGCAATTGGTGGACAGATGACATTACCAGTACCAAAGCGCTTACAGAAGGGTCGCGTAATGATCTACGCAATCAAGCTTATGCCGCTGGGGCTAATTACGTTCATGTTCAGCAAGTAGAACGTAACGAGTCATTTGCGGGTGGTGGCAAAATGGCCATGACTGGCCACGCCTATAAATGCCCCTAA
- a CDS encoding type II toxin-antitoxin system HigB family toxin, with protein sequence MRLLGKDKLQLLVRTDETVRTWVCAWVAELATANWKQAADVSHQFPNARQPEPGHFIFPVCNCKKEVCIQIAFQQGIAVITGIQ encoded by the coding sequence ATGCGACTACTAGGAAAAGACAAATTACAGCTCCTCGTGCGCACTGATGAAACGGTGCGCACCTGGGTGTGCGCATGGGTTGCCGAACTCGCAACCGCGAATTGGAAACAAGCCGCAGACGTAAGCCACCAATTCCCGAACGCGCGACAGCCCGAACCGGGCCATTTCATTTTTCCTGTCTGCAACTGCAAAAAAGAGGTTTGTATACAAATTGCATTTCAACAAGGCATTGCCGTTATCACGGGCATACAGTGA